A DNA window from Vigna angularis cultivar LongXiaoDou No.4 chromosome 1, ASM1680809v1, whole genome shotgun sequence contains the following coding sequences:
- the LOC108342070 gene encoding subtilisin-like protease 4: MNAFIFILLTFVLSFHIHFATSSSKTYIVHVKGPQDRTLAELDDLENWYHSFLPPTIMSSEEQPRIIYSYRHVMSGFSARLTEQELREVEKKDGFISARPEMMLHPQTTHTPQVLGLQQQTGLWKESNFGKGVIVGVLDTGIVPDHPSFNDAGMPPPPPRWRGRCEFQATTCNNKIIGARYFGREVNARKGADAIIDEDGHGTHTASTAAGAFVDNAEVLGNAKGTAAGIAPHAHLAIYKVCLEKDCPEGTVLAALDAAVEDGVDVISISLGLKVSPPFFYDSIAIGTFAAMQKGIFVSCSAGNSGPFSGTLVNGAPWILSVGASNVDRSIVATAKLGNGLEFDGESVFQPSNYTPLLPLAYAGNNGKPEAALCATGSLNYIDFSGKVVLCERGGDTGRIAKGKEVKRVGGAAMIIMNDESHGFSLLADVHVLPATHVSYDAGLKIIDYINSTETPTATILFKGTVIGNSLSPAVSSFSSRGPNLPSPGILKPDIIGPGVNILAAWPFPLDNNTDSKSTFNIMSGTSMSCPHLSGVAALLKSSHPDWSPAAIKSAIMTSAYIINSEHKLIVDETLQPADIFATGSGHVNPPRANDPGLVYDITPDDYIPYLCGLGYRDTEVGIIAHKTIMCSGISSIPEGELNYPSFSVVLGSPQTFTRTVTNVGEANSSYVVQVTAPEGVNVKVQPDKLNFSEANQKEVYSVSFSRIESGNETEDYAQGFLQWVSVKHTVRSPILVIFV, encoded by the coding sequence ATGAATgctttcattttcattcttctcACTTTTGTGTTGAGCTTCCATATTCATTTTGCTACAAGCAGttcaaaaacatatattgtTCATGTGAAGGGGCCACAGGATAGGACACTCGCTGAATTAGATGATTTGGAGAACTGGTATCATTCATTTTTGCCACCTACGATTATGAGCTCTGAGGAACAACCACGAATAATTTATTCATATCGGCACGTGATGAGTGGTTTTTCTGCAAGACTGACGGAACAAGAGCTGAGAGAAGTGGAAAAGAAGGATGGCTTTATCTCTGCTCGCCCCGAAATGATGCTACATCCCCAAACCACACATACCCCACAAGTTTTGGGGTTGCAGCAGCAAACGGGACTGTGGAAGGAATCGAACTTTGGAAAGGGAGTAATTGTTGGGGTGCTGGATACTGGAATCGTGCCTGACCATCCTTCATTCAATGATGCAGGAATGCCACCACCGCCACCCAGATGGAGAGGAAGATGTGAATTCCAGGCAACAACTTGtaacaacaaaataattggaGCAAGGTATTTCGGCCGAGAAGTGAATGCAAGGAAAGGAGCAGATGCAATAATTGATGAAGATGGACATGGGACTCACACAGCAAGCACAGCAGCTGGTGCTTTTGTTGATAATGCAGAAGTACTAGGAAATGCCAAAGGCACAGCAGCAGGGATTGCCCCTCATGCTCACCTGGCAATATACAAAGTATGTTTGGAAAAAGACTGCCCGGAAGGCACTGTATTGGCCGCATTGGATGCAGCTGTGGAGGATGGCGTGGATGTAATATCAATATCCCTTGGCCTAAAAGTGTCTCCTCCCTTTTTTTATGATAGCATCGCAATAGGCACGTTTGCAGCAATGCAGAAGGGAATCTTTGTAAGTTGTTCAGCGGGGAACTCTGGCCCTTTCTCTGGCACCTTGGTGAATGGAGCCCCTTGGATCCTCTCAGTTGGAGCAAGCAATGTTGACAGAAGCATTGTAGCAACAGCAAAGCTAGGAAACGGGCTAGAATTTGACGGCGAATCTGTTTTCCAGCCTTCCAATTATACTCCACTGCTACCCTTAGCCTATGCTGGTAATAATGGCAAACCTGAAGCTGCACTTTGTGCTACGGGATCCCTGAACTATATTGACTTCAGCGGCAAGGTTGTTTTGTGTGAGAGAGGAGGGGATACGGGAAGAATTGCCAAAGGGAAGGAAGTAAAGAGAGTTGGCGGTGCAGCCATGATTATCATGAATGATGAAAGCCATGGCTTCAGTCTCTTAGCTGATGTACATGTTCTACCTGCAACACATGTAAGCTATGATGCTGGACTTAAGATTATAGACTACATAAATTCAACTGAAACACCTACAGCTACCATTTTATTCAAGGGAACTGTAATAGGAAACTCCCTATCTCCGGCCGTTTCATCCTTCTCCTCAAGAGGTCCCAACTTGCCCAGTCCTGGTATTTTGAAACCGGACATCATAGGACCAGGCGTCAACATCCTAGCTGCCTGGCCATTCCCCCTTGACAACAATACTGATTCAAAATCCACTTTCAACATCATGTCCGGCACATCAATGTCATGCCCACATCTTAGTGGCGTAGCCGCTTTGCTCAAAAGCTCTCATCCTGACTGGTCACCAGCTGCCATAAAATCTGCCATAATGACTTCTGCATACATAATCAATTCTGAACACAAACTCATTGTTGACGAAACACTTCAACCTGCCGATATCTTTGCCACAGGTTCTGGCCACGTGAATCCACCAAGAGCAAATGACCCCGGGCTAGTTTATGATATCACTCCAGATGATTATATACCTTATCTATGTGGTTTAGGCTACAGAGATACGGAGGTTGGTATCATTGCACATAAAACAATTATGTGCTCTGGGATTTCAAGCATTCCCGAAGGAGAGCTGAACTATCCCTCATTTTCTGTGGTGCTTGGTTCCCCACAAACATTCACAAGGACTGTAACAAATGTAGGTGAGGCGAACTCGTCTTATGTTGTCCAGGTTACAGCGCCAGAAGGGGTCAATGTGAAGGTCCAGCCAGATAAACTGAACTTTTCAGAAGCAAACCAGAAAGAGGTATATTCAGTGTCATTCAGTCGTATAGAGTCAGGCAATGAAACTGAGGATTATGCTCAAGGGTTTTTACAATGGGTCTCTGTGAAACACACTGTAAGGAGTCCGATCTTAGTCATCTTTGTGTAA